Proteins from a genomic interval of Scatophagus argus isolate fScaArg1 chromosome 6, fScaArg1.pri, whole genome shotgun sequence:
- the abhd17ab gene encoding alpha/beta hydrolase domain-containing protein 17A: protein MNGLSLSELCCLFCCPPCPSRIAAKLAFLPPEPTYVFLPDPEAGPAATVATGTSSLRARSGASVSGTGAVEGRWKLHLTERAEFQYAQRELDTTEVFLTRSSRGNRIGCMYIRCVPNARFTVLFSHGNAVDLGQMSSFYIGLGTRINCNIFSYDYSGYGVSTGKPTEKNLYADIDAAWHALRTRYGISPENIILYGQSIGTVPTVDLASRYECAAVVLHSPLTSGMRVAFPDTKKTYCFDAFPNIEKVSKITSPVLIIHGTEDEVIDFSHGLALFERCPKAVEPLWVEGAGHNDIELYSQYLERLRRFIGQELAVQHA, encoded by the exons ATGAATGGCCTCTCTCTCAGCGAGCTCTGCTGCCTGTTTTGCTGCCCGCCCTGCCCCAGCCGCATCGCAGCCAAGCTCGCCTTCCTGCCCCCGGAGCCCACATACGTCTTTCTTCCAGATCCAGAGGCAGGTCCCGCTGCAACAGTGGCAACAGGAACATCTAGCTTGCGGGCACGAAGCGGTGCATCTGTTTCTGGGACTGGGGCTGTTGAGGGGAGATGGAAGCTCCACCTGACAGAGCGAGCAGAGTTTCAGTACGCACAGCGAGAGCTGGACACAACAGAGGTGTTCCTCACTCGATCCAGCCGAGGGAACAGAATTGGCTGCATGTACATTCGCTGTGTTCCTAACGCCAG ATTTACAGTGCTCTTCTCCCACGGTAACGCAGTCGACCTGGGCCAGATGAGCAGTTTTTACATCGGCCTTGGCACTCGCATAAATTGCAACATCTTCTCCTATGACTACTCAGGCTATGGTGTCAGCACTGGCAAGCCCACTGAGAAGAACCTCTATGCAGATATAGATGCTGCCTGGCACGCCCTGCGCACACG gTATGGCATTAGCCCAGAGAATATCATCCTGTATGGACAGAGCATAGGTACAGTACCTACTGTTGACCTGGCGTCACGGTACGAATGTGCCGCCGTGGTTCTTCATTCCCCTCTAACATCCGGCATGAGAGTGGCCTTTCCAGatacaaagaaaacatactGCTTCGACGCTTTCCCCAA cATTGAGAAAGTGTCCAAAATCACGTCCCCGGTGCTGATCATCCACGGGACAGAGGACGAGGTGATTGACTTCTCCCACGGCCTGGCTCTGTTCGAGCGCTGCCCCAAGGCAGTGGAGCCTCTCTGGGTGGAGGGAGCAGGACACAACGACATCGAACTGTACAGCCAGTATCTGGAACGCTTGCGCCGCTTCATTGGACAGGAGTTGGCAGTACAGCACGCCTGA
- the rgl1 gene encoding ral guanine nucleotide dissociation stimulator-like 1 isoform X2: MKETLTMKFAWKTKMSSVQDWGEEVEEGAIYNVTLKRVQIQQAANKGARWLGAEGDRLPPGHTVSQLETCKIRSIRAGTLERLVETLLTAFGDNDLTYTSIFLSTYRAFASTQTVLQLLLDRYGSVEENEQDAGRHRNTETNRAIRNALASILRAWLDQCPEDFQEPPDYPCLHMLMHYLRRALPGSEVLRRAEGLLEQLQSQANMEDTDAGFHGNSSFCLGEEEEVEIEVQEDFLSFGADLVAEQLTYMDALLFKKVVPHHCLGSIWSQRDKKHNKHSAPTIRATITQFNAVAACVVSTVLKHRQIRPHVRARVIQRWIDIAQECRIRKNFSSLRAIVSALQSNPLYRLKRAWACVHKDSMQTFEELSDIFSDHNNYLTSRELLMREGTSKFASLESCAKEHQKRTHKRLQLQKEMGAMQGTIPYLGTFLTDLTMLDTALPDLVEGGLINFEKRRREFEVIAQIKLLQSACNSYCLTPEPMFLRWFKSQVQLSEEESYALSCEIEGLGDSSPTSPKPRKSMVKRLSLLFLGTDSNTASSPVRETPRSPPTGSSGESMDSVSVSSSDSSSPSDSEGLNPTHASDSQQNKLSESSSCTSLHSMDTSSSTASVSMTPASPSLPGPPCTHRRSISLTPLTPSSPSQTPAYNTQAQDSCIIRVSLEHGNGNLYKSILLTNQDKTPAVISRAMAKHNLEVEPEEGYELVQVISEERELVIPDNANVFYAMNTSANFDFLLRVRGSAGRTVQLRSRCSSTLPRTQHRSSLSLRLSKVTL, from the exons ATGAAAGAAACGCTCACCATGAAATTTGCCTGGAAAACTAAAATg AGCTCGGTGCAGGACTGGGGGGAGGAAGTTGAGGAAGGAGCCATCTACAATGTGACACTAAAGAGGGTTCAGATTCAGCAGGCGGCCAACAAGGGAGCGAGATGGCTCGGG gcgGAGGGGGATCGTCTGCCTCCCGGCCACACTGTGAGCCAGCTGGAGACCTGCAAAATCCGAAGTATCCGTGCTGGAACACTGGAGCGTCTGGTAGAGACGTTACTGACAGCGTTTGGAGACAACGACCTCACGTACACGTCCATCTTTCTGTCCACCTACAGAGCCTTCGCCAGCACACAGACTGTACTGCAGCTACTGCTGGACAG ATATGGAAGTGTGGAAGAAAACGAGCAAGACGCAGGCAGACACCGAAACACTGAAACCAACAGAGCCATCAGAAA TGCTTTGGCCTCTATCTTGCGTGCCTGGCTGGACCAGTGTCCTGAAGACTTCCAGGAGCCTCCTGACTACCCCTGTCTCCACATGCTAATGCACTACCTGCGCAGGGCCCTGCCAGGCTCCGAGGTTCTTAGACGAGCAGAGGGTctgctggagcagctgcagagtcagGCCAACATGGAAGACACTGATG CTGGTTTTCATGGCAACAGTTCTTTCTGcctgggagaggaggaggaagtggagatcGAAGTCCAGGAGGACTTCCTGTCATTCGGGGCTGACCTGGTGGCTGAGCAGCTGACCTACATGGATGCG CTGCTGTTTAAAAAGGTTGTACCCCACCACTGCCTGGGCTCTATCTGGTCCCAAAGGGATAAGAAGCACAACAAGCACAGCGCCCCCACCATCCGTGCCACTATTACGCAGTTTAACGCTGTAGCGGCCTGCGTGGTCAGCACAGTGTTAAAGCACAGACAGATCAGACCTCATGTCAGAGCGCGGGTCATCCAGCGCTGGATAGACATCGCTCAG GAGTGTCGAATACGCAAAAACTTCTCATCTCTGCGAGCCATCGTATCTGCGCTGCAGTCCAACCCACTGTACAGGCTGAAAAGGGCGTGGGCCTGTGTGCACAA AGACAGCATGCAGACATTTGAGGAGCTGTCAGACATTTTCTCCGATCACAACAACTACCTGACAAGCAGAGAGCTCCTCATGAGG GAAGGCACTTCAAAGTTTGCCAGTCTGGAGAGTTGTGCCAAGGAACACCAGAAACGTACCCATAAGAGACTACAGTTGCAGAAGGAAATG GGAGCAATGCAAGGGACAATCCCATACTTGGGGACTTTTCTAACTGACCTGACTATGTTGGATACGGCCTTGCCCGACCTAGTAGAG GGTGGTCTGATCAACTTTGAGAAGAGGCGCAGG GAGTTTGAGGTGATAGCTCAGATCAAGCTGCTGCAGTCCGCCTGTAACAGCTACTGTCTGACTCCGGAGCCGATGTTCCTCCGCTGGTTTAAGAGTCAGGTTCAGCTCAGCGAGGAGGAAAG CTATGCCTTGTCCTGTGAGATTGAAGGTCTCGGTGATAGTAGTCCAACCTCACCCAAGCCTCGAAAAAGCATGGTGAAGAGACTCAGCCT gCTGTTTCTTGGAACAGACAGTAACACAGCCAGTTCTCCGGTCAGAGAGACACCACGCTCGCCTCCTACTGGCAGCTCAGGGGAGAGCATGGACTCTGTCAGCGTGTCCTCCAGTGACTCCAGCAGCCCATCAGACAGCGAGGGCCTCAACCCCACTCACGCCTCCGACTCCCAGCAAAACAAG CTGTCAGAATCCTCCTCTTGTACTTCACTCCACTCAATGGACACCAGCTCGTCGACAGCCAGTGTCTCCATGACCCCTGCCTCCCCCTCACTCCCCGGGCCCCCCTGCACTCACAGACGCTCCATCTCCCTCACACCCTTGACGCCCAGCTCTCCCAGTCAAACCCCAGCTTATAACACGCAGGCCCAAGATTCATGCATCATAAGAGTCAGTCTGGAGCACGGCAACGGGAATCTCTACAAAAGCATATTG CTGACCAATCAAGACAAGACTCCAGCTGTGATTTCTAGAGCCATGGCGAAGCACAACCTGGAGGTGGAGCCAGAGGAGGGATACGAGCTGGTACAAGTCATCTCTGAGGAGAGAG aacTGGTGATCCCAGACAACGCCAACGTCTTCTACGCCATGAACACCTCAGCGAACTTTGACTTCCTGCTGCGGGTGCGAGGCTCGGCAGGTCGGACAGTGCAGCTGCGAAGCAGGTGCAGCTCCACCCTCCCTCGCACCCAGCACCGCTCGAGCCTCTCACTAAGACTCAGCAAGGTCACGCTGTGA
- the rgl1 gene encoding ral guanine nucleotide dissociation stimulator-like 1 isoform X1, with product MISHYPLATLLPWPAGPHHHHCPDLDCTLLLEGEGGVALQRYQPRSPENSPHHWSSVQDWGEEVEEGAIYNVTLKRVQIQQAANKGARWLGAEGDRLPPGHTVSQLETCKIRSIRAGTLERLVETLLTAFGDNDLTYTSIFLSTYRAFASTQTVLQLLLDRYGSVEENEQDAGRHRNTETNRAIRNALASILRAWLDQCPEDFQEPPDYPCLHMLMHYLRRALPGSEVLRRAEGLLEQLQSQANMEDTDAGFHGNSSFCLGEEEEVEIEVQEDFLSFGADLVAEQLTYMDALLFKKVVPHHCLGSIWSQRDKKHNKHSAPTIRATITQFNAVAACVVSTVLKHRQIRPHVRARVIQRWIDIAQECRIRKNFSSLRAIVSALQSNPLYRLKRAWACVHKDSMQTFEELSDIFSDHNNYLTSRELLMREGTSKFASLESCAKEHQKRTHKRLQLQKEMGAMQGTIPYLGTFLTDLTMLDTALPDLVEGGLINFEKRRREFEVIAQIKLLQSACNSYCLTPEPMFLRWFKSQVQLSEEESYALSCEIEGLGDSSPTSPKPRKSMVKRLSLLFLGTDSNTASSPVRETPRSPPTGSSGESMDSVSVSSSDSSSPSDSEGLNPTHASDSQQNKLSESSSCTSLHSMDTSSSTASVSMTPASPSLPGPPCTHRRSISLTPLTPSSPSQTPAYNTQAQDSCIIRVSLEHGNGNLYKSILLTNQDKTPAVISRAMAKHNLEVEPEEGYELVQVISEERELVIPDNANVFYAMNTSANFDFLLRVRGSAGRTVQLRSRCSSTLPRTQHRSSLSLRLSKVTL from the exons AGCTCGGTGCAGGACTGGGGGGAGGAAGTTGAGGAAGGAGCCATCTACAATGTGACACTAAAGAGGGTTCAGATTCAGCAGGCGGCCAACAAGGGAGCGAGATGGCTCGGG gcgGAGGGGGATCGTCTGCCTCCCGGCCACACTGTGAGCCAGCTGGAGACCTGCAAAATCCGAAGTATCCGTGCTGGAACACTGGAGCGTCTGGTAGAGACGTTACTGACAGCGTTTGGAGACAACGACCTCACGTACACGTCCATCTTTCTGTCCACCTACAGAGCCTTCGCCAGCACACAGACTGTACTGCAGCTACTGCTGGACAG ATATGGAAGTGTGGAAGAAAACGAGCAAGACGCAGGCAGACACCGAAACACTGAAACCAACAGAGCCATCAGAAA TGCTTTGGCCTCTATCTTGCGTGCCTGGCTGGACCAGTGTCCTGAAGACTTCCAGGAGCCTCCTGACTACCCCTGTCTCCACATGCTAATGCACTACCTGCGCAGGGCCCTGCCAGGCTCCGAGGTTCTTAGACGAGCAGAGGGTctgctggagcagctgcagagtcagGCCAACATGGAAGACACTGATG CTGGTTTTCATGGCAACAGTTCTTTCTGcctgggagaggaggaggaagtggagatcGAAGTCCAGGAGGACTTCCTGTCATTCGGGGCTGACCTGGTGGCTGAGCAGCTGACCTACATGGATGCG CTGCTGTTTAAAAAGGTTGTACCCCACCACTGCCTGGGCTCTATCTGGTCCCAAAGGGATAAGAAGCACAACAAGCACAGCGCCCCCACCATCCGTGCCACTATTACGCAGTTTAACGCTGTAGCGGCCTGCGTGGTCAGCACAGTGTTAAAGCACAGACAGATCAGACCTCATGTCAGAGCGCGGGTCATCCAGCGCTGGATAGACATCGCTCAG GAGTGTCGAATACGCAAAAACTTCTCATCTCTGCGAGCCATCGTATCTGCGCTGCAGTCCAACCCACTGTACAGGCTGAAAAGGGCGTGGGCCTGTGTGCACAA AGACAGCATGCAGACATTTGAGGAGCTGTCAGACATTTTCTCCGATCACAACAACTACCTGACAAGCAGAGAGCTCCTCATGAGG GAAGGCACTTCAAAGTTTGCCAGTCTGGAGAGTTGTGCCAAGGAACACCAGAAACGTACCCATAAGAGACTACAGTTGCAGAAGGAAATG GGAGCAATGCAAGGGACAATCCCATACTTGGGGACTTTTCTAACTGACCTGACTATGTTGGATACGGCCTTGCCCGACCTAGTAGAG GGTGGTCTGATCAACTTTGAGAAGAGGCGCAGG GAGTTTGAGGTGATAGCTCAGATCAAGCTGCTGCAGTCCGCCTGTAACAGCTACTGTCTGACTCCGGAGCCGATGTTCCTCCGCTGGTTTAAGAGTCAGGTTCAGCTCAGCGAGGAGGAAAG CTATGCCTTGTCCTGTGAGATTGAAGGTCTCGGTGATAGTAGTCCAACCTCACCCAAGCCTCGAAAAAGCATGGTGAAGAGACTCAGCCT gCTGTTTCTTGGAACAGACAGTAACACAGCCAGTTCTCCGGTCAGAGAGACACCACGCTCGCCTCCTACTGGCAGCTCAGGGGAGAGCATGGACTCTGTCAGCGTGTCCTCCAGTGACTCCAGCAGCCCATCAGACAGCGAGGGCCTCAACCCCACTCACGCCTCCGACTCCCAGCAAAACAAG CTGTCAGAATCCTCCTCTTGTACTTCACTCCACTCAATGGACACCAGCTCGTCGACAGCCAGTGTCTCCATGACCCCTGCCTCCCCCTCACTCCCCGGGCCCCCCTGCACTCACAGACGCTCCATCTCCCTCACACCCTTGACGCCCAGCTCTCCCAGTCAAACCCCAGCTTATAACACGCAGGCCCAAGATTCATGCATCATAAGAGTCAGTCTGGAGCACGGCAACGGGAATCTCTACAAAAGCATATTG CTGACCAATCAAGACAAGACTCCAGCTGTGATTTCTAGAGCCATGGCGAAGCACAACCTGGAGGTGGAGCCAGAGGAGGGATACGAGCTGGTACAAGTCATCTCTGAGGAGAGAG aacTGGTGATCCCAGACAACGCCAACGTCTTCTACGCCATGAACACCTCAGCGAACTTTGACTTCCTGCTGCGGGTGCGAGGCTCGGCAGGTCGGACAGTGCAGCTGCGAAGCAGGTGCAGCTCCACCCTCCCTCGCACCCAGCACCGCTCGAGCCTCTCACTAAGACTCAGCAAGGTCACGCTGTGA
- the zgc:77486 gene encoding AN1-type zinc finger protein 5 — protein sequence MAQETNQTQVPMLCTMGCGFYGNPRTNGMCSVCYKEHLQRQQGGGRSSPPGEKAATSPAGSPGSAGVTVESTNSEPSTEVAGTPPEEQTTSPSSPSPVTQQMTAMSISQDSGAVDSDRAEAEEGEEEGASNSTEPVGEAAQTLSDNDQTPDKNKKKNRCFSCRKKVGLTGFDCRCGNLFCAIHRYSDKHDCPYDYRSAAAARIRKENPIVVAEKIQKL from the exons ATGGCTCAGGAGACCAATCAGACGCAGGTGCCAATGCTTTGCACTATGGGATGTGGTTTCTATGGTAACCCCCGCACCAACGGCATGTGCTCGGTCTGCTACAAGGAACACCTGCAGAGACAACAGGGAGGGGGGCGATCCAGCCCCCCGGGAGAGAAAG CTGCTACATCACCGGCAGGATCACCAGGGTCAGCTGGTGTGACTGTGGAGAGTACAAACTCAGAACCCAGCACAGAGGTAGCAGGGACTCCACCTGAGGAACAAACGACCAG TCCCAGCTCACCCAGTCCAGTAACTCAACAGATGACAGCTATGAGCATCTCCCAGGATTCAGGAGCTGTAGACTCTGATCgagcagaggctgaggagggagaagaggaaggtgCTTCCAACAGCACAG AGCCAGTCGGGGAAGCAGCACAGACTTTGTCTGATAATGACCAAACTCctgataaaaacaagaaaaagaaccGCTGCTTTTCTTGCCGGAAGAAAGTGGGCCTTACTG GTTTCGACTGTCGCTGCGGCAACCTGTTCTGTGCCATTCACCGTTATTCTGACAAACACGACTGTCCCTATGATTACCGGAGTGCAGCTGCTGCCCGCATACGCAAGGAGAACCCCATCGTGGTGGCTGAGAAAATTCAAAAGTTATGA